Proteins encoded within one genomic window of Triticum aestivum cultivar Chinese Spring chromosome 2D, IWGSC CS RefSeq v2.1, whole genome shotgun sequence:
- the LOC123051057 gene encoding probable amidase At4g34880, which yields MAWLRLQAVAAVLALLAAAGVTHSFEFHEATVDAIQLGFRNGSLTSAALVRFYLDQIRRMNPLLHAVIEVNPDALRQAARADAERRRGMATGALHGVPVLLKDNIATCDALNTTAGSLALLGSVVKRDAGVAARLRRAGAVVLGKASLSEWANFRNVHNGWSARGGQTRNPYVLSSDPCGSSSGSGVAAAANMAAVTLGTETDGSILCPSSFNSVVGIKPTVGLTSRAGVVPITPRQDSVGPMCRTVSDAVHVLDAIVGYDKLDAAATRTASKYIPRGGYLQFLKKDGLKGKRIGVPNEFFQGVGEKQMRVYKQHLATIRKHGAVVIENLDIATGRQDIVSNEWTAMLTEFKLSINEYLADLSYSPVHSLAGIIAFNKAHPIEERLKDFGQQNLILAQNTNGIGHVERAWIRLLKKLSANGLEKMMKEQQLDAIVAPEHYASNHLAIGGHPGIVVPAGYNEKGVPFGICFGGLQGYEPRLIEMAYAFEQATEVRRPPMFKP from the exons ATGGCTTGGCTGCGGCTGCAGGCTGTCGCCGCCGTCCTAGCTCTGCTAGCGGCCGCCGGCGTCACGCACAGCTTCGAGTTCCATGAGGCCACCGTGGACGCCATCCAGCTCGGCTTCCGCAACGGCAGCCTCACCTCGGCCGCCCTCGTCCGGTTCTACCTGGACCAGATCCGCCGCATGAACCCGCTGCTGCACGCCGTCATCGAGGTTAACCCGGACGCGCTCCGGCAGGCAGCACGCGCTGACGCCGAACGCCGTCGCGGCATGGCCACGGGCGCGCTGCATGGGGTCCCCGTCCTGCTCAAGGACAACATCGCCACCTGTGACGCTCTCAACACCACGGCTGGGTCGCTGGCGCTCCTCGGCTCTGTGGTGAAGCGCGACGCCGGCGTGGCGGCCAGGCTGCGGCGCGCTGGCGCCGTGGTGCTCGGCAAGGCCAGCCTCTCCGAGTGGGCCAACTTCCGAAACGTCCACAACGGGTGGAGCGCGCGCGGTGGCCAGACGCGCAACCCGTATGTGTTGTCGTCCGACCCGTGTGGGTCGAGCTCCGGGTCGGGCGTGGCCGCGGCGGCAAACATGGCGGCCGTGACACTGGGTACCGAGACCGACGGCTCCATACTCTGCCCGTCGTCGTTCAACTCCGTGGTCGGCATCAAGCCCACCGTCGGGCTCACCAGCCGCGCCGGCGTCGTCCCCATCACCCCTAGACAAGACAGCGTCGG ACCGATGTGTCGGACAGTGTCGGATGCAGTCCACGTGCTGGACGCCATCGTTGGCTACGACAAGCTCGATGCCGCGGCCACTCGAACAGCATCCAAGTACATCCCTCGCGGCGGATATCTTCAGTTCTTGAAGAAGGATGGGCTAAAAGGGAAGAGAATCGGTGTCCCCAATGAATTCTTTCAAGGAGTTGGAGAGAAGCAGATGAGGGTGTACAAACAGCACCTCGCCACAATTAG GAAACACGGAGCCGTGGTGATCGAGAACCTTGACATTGCCACCGGCCGTCAAGATATTGTTTCCAATGAGTGGACTGCCATGCTGACGGAGTTCAAGTTGAGCATAAACGAGTACTTGGCGGACCTGTCCTACTCTCCAGTCCATTCTCTTGCAGGCATCATAGCTTTCAACAAAGCGCATCCTATTGAG GAGAGGCTAAAAGATTTCGGGCAACAAAACCTTATCTTAGCCCAAAACACAAATGGCATTGGCCATGTTGAGAGAGCTTGGATCCGCCTGCTGAAGAAGCTCTCCGCGAATGGCCTGGAGAAGATGATGAAGGAGCAACAACTGGACGCGATCGTTGCACCCGAGCATTATGCTTCCAACCATCTCGCCATTGGCGGCCACCCCGGTATCGTTGTGCCAGCTGGGTACAACGAGAAGGGTGTCCCTTTTGGCATATGCTTTGGCGGGCTGCAGGGATATGAGCCGAGGCTGATCGAGATGGCCTATGCTTTCGAGCAGGCTACTGAAGTGAGAAGGCCACCTATGTTCAAGCCTTAG